Proteins from a single region of Candidatus Bathyarchaeota archaeon:
- a CDS encoding aspartate kinase, whose protein sequence is MVKKNRNNLKRIVAKFGGSSLADGESILKAVKSVVKAVQNGNQVVVVVSAMGKTTDALLGIINQSSRGKVSPNLLDDILSMGERTSARLFAAALKAHGVEARCFDPADADWPIVTDNSFTNAWPKLDECLSRVRCHVLPLLEKGITPVVAGFLGKTRDGQITTLGRGGSDTTAFIIGKAIQADEVVLVTDVDGILSGDPKIVHQPKRLEQITVESLAGLADSGTKFIHFKALKYKDDSFDVRVVNHQLGKLNGEGTIIVGALPSELNVSLASNEPVMMITIVGERVSETPEIIQDIASTAKRFATPILGSSSNYNSIVLYLPQKSPRQLVEALHS, encoded by the coding sequence ATGGTAAAAAAGAACAGAAACAATCTGAAACGGATCGTTGCGAAGTTCGGTGGCAGTAGCTTAGCAGATGGAGAAAGTATTCTAAAGGCCGTTAAATCCGTTGTAAAGGCGGTTCAAAATGGAAATCAGGTAGTTGTTGTGGTTTCGGCAATGGGTAAAACAACTGACGCCCTCCTCGGAATAATTAATCAATCTTCCAGGGGGAAAGTATCCCCTAATCTCCTTGACGATATCTTGTCAATGGGTGAACGAACGAGTGCAAGGCTTTTTGCAGCTGCGCTAAAAGCACACGGTGTTGAAGCTAGATGCTTCGACCCCGCTGATGCTGACTGGCCAATCGTAACGGATAACTCCTTTACAAACGCTTGGCCGAAACTGGATGAATGCCTCTCTCGAGTACGCTGTCATGTATTACCCTTACTAGAGAAGGGGATCACCCCAGTGGTAGCTGGATTTCTTGGCAAAACAAGAGACGGGCAGATAACGACGCTTGGTAGAGGAGGAAGTGACACAACGGCATTTATCATCGGCAAGGCTATTCAAGCAGATGAGGTTGTCCTCGTAACAGACGTTGACGGCATACTCTCAGGCGATCCGAAAATCGTTCATCAACCTAAACGATTAGAGCAAATAACTGTTGAGTCATTAGCGGGATTGGCTGATTCAGGCACTAAGTTCATCCATTTTAAAGCCTTAAAATATAAAGACGACTCCTTCGATGTTCGAGTAGTAAATCATCAGCTCGGAAAACTTAACGGAGAAGGAACCATAATTGTTGGAGCGCTGCCTTCTGAGCTAAACGTTTCTCTCGCGTCTAACGAGCCAGTTATGATGATAACTATTGTAGGCGAACGTGTTTCTGAAACTCCAGAAATCATTCAAGACATAGCTAGCACAGCGAAACGATTTGCAACACCGATACTCGGCTCATCTTCTAACTACAACTCTATTGTACTCTATCTACCACAGAAATCGCCGAGGCAGCTCGTAGAGGCGTTGCATTCAA
- a CDS encoding Glu/Leu/Phe/Val dehydrogenase codes for MVEVKINPFDIAVQQMETAAKRINLDPNILEYLKKPKKELIVAIPVKMDNGSLKVFTGYRVQHCDARGPFKGGIRYHPDVTLDEVKALAVWMTMKCAVVDIPYGGAKGGIACNPKEMSQGELERLTRRYTAMIYDIIGPYKDIPAPDVYTNPQTMAWIMDTYSQIRGVQTPEVVTGKPINIGGSEGRETATSRGLIFCVREAAEHIGLKLEGSTVAVQGYGNAGSYAAIFLHEMGCKIIAVSDSKGAAYNPNGIDPIKILEHKQKTGSVIKFEGCKTITNEDLLELECDVLVPAALENVITRANAARIKAKIIAEAANGPTTPEASEILYKKGILVIPDILANAGGVTCSYFEWVQNLNRDHWSKEEVDRKLEQKMVKAFKDVLKVSQEYNIDMSSAAHVLAVSRVAEAIKTLGIWP; via the coding sequence ATGGTTGAGGTAAAAATCAATCCATTCGACATAGCTGTACAGCAAATGGAGACCGCTGCAAAACGAATAAACTTGGATCCGAACATTCTTGAATATCTTAAAAAACCTAAGAAAGAATTGATTGTCGCCATCCCTGTGAAAATGGATAACGGAAGTCTAAAAGTTTTTACGGGATATAGAGTTCAACACTGCGATGCAAGAGGTCCTTTTAAGGGGGGAATCAGATACCACCCTGATGTCACTCTCGATGAAGTCAAAGCACTTGCAGTATGGATGACAATGAAGTGTGCAGTCGTAGACATTCCTTACGGAGGCGCCAAAGGAGGCATTGCATGCAACCCTAAAGAGATGTCTCAAGGCGAATTAGAACGGTTAACCAGAAGATATACTGCAATGATCTACGACATTATAGGTCCCTACAAAGATATACCCGCCCCAGATGTTTACACCAATCCACAAACTATGGCTTGGATAATGGATACTTATAGTCAAATTCGAGGAGTTCAAACTCCTGAAGTTGTTACCGGTAAACCAATTAATATTGGTGGCTCTGAAGGCCGTGAAACTGCCACGTCCCGGGGGCTAATTTTCTGCGTAAGGGAAGCTGCTGAGCACATAGGTCTGAAGCTAGAGGGCTCAACCGTCGCCGTCCAAGGCTACGGAAATGCTGGCTCGTACGCAGCAATTTTCCTCCATGAAATGGGCTGCAAAATTATCGCTGTGAGCGATTCAAAGGGTGCAGCGTACAACCCTAATGGTATCGACCCAATTAAAATTCTTGAACACAAACAAAAAACCGGTTCAGTAATTAAATTTGAAGGTTGCAAAACCATAACTAACGAGGATTTACTTGAACTAGAGTGCGATGTTCTAGTTCCCGCAGCACTTGAAAACGTAATTACTCGTGCAAATGCGGCAAGGATTAAAGCTAAAATTATTGCAGAGGCAGCGAATGGTCCAACAACACCGGAAGCAAGTGAAATACTCTATAAAAAGGGAATACTTGTGATTCCAGATATTTTAGCCAATGCAGGAGGCGTAACTTGCAGCTACTTTGAATGGGTTCAAAATCTCAACCGAGACCATTGGTCAAAAGAAGAAGTAGACCGTAAACTCGAACAAAAAATGGTGAAAGCCTTTAAAGATGTCCTAAAGGTTTCGCAGGAGTATAACATTGACATGAGCTCCGCTGCCCACGTTTTAGCCGTTAGTAGAGTTGCAGAGGCAATCAAGACGCTTGGGATATGGCCCTAG
- a CDS encoding TMEM165/GDT1 family protein, which translates to MLTRVKIFFSTFCLLFVAEVGDKTQFAIIGLAAKMQAPLATLLGAALGFVIVDAIGVYLSERMSRIISIKNVKRIAGIVFISVGALTLLGFI; encoded by the coding sequence ATGCTAACCAGAGTAAAAATATTCTTTAGCACTTTCTGTTTGCTCTTTGTTGCGGAGGTAGGAGACAAAACACAGTTTGCAATCATTGGGTTGGCGGCAAAGATGCAAGCACCTCTCGCAACACTGCTTGGAGCCGCACTCGGTTTTGTAATTGTTGATGCCATTGGAGTTTACTTAAGTGAAAGAATGTCGCGGATTATATCTATTAAAAATGTTAAGAGAATTGCAGGAATTGTTTTCATTAGTGTCGGTGCGCTAACCCTTCTGGGTTTCATTTGA
- a CDS encoding TMEM165/GDT1 family protein: MISWVEAFWVAFIFVALAEIGDKTQLMAMSLSARYRDALIVLIAAVSAAVFWVVIGVVVGSLLAVVFPFDLISKVAGILFIIFGILTLKGKV; encoded by the coding sequence ATGATCTCGTGGGTTGAGGCATTTTGGGTGGCATTTATTTTCGTCGCTCTAGCTGAGATCGGGGATAAGACACAACTGATGGCTATGTCCCTTTCAGCTAGGTATAGGGATGCTTTAATTGTTTTGATAGCTGCAGTTTCAGCTGCGGTTTTTTGGGTTGTCATTGGAGTGGTGGTGGGGTCGCTTTTAGCGGTTGTCTTTCCATTCGATCTTATTTCAAAAGTTGCTGGAATTCTTTTCATAATTTTTGGAATTCTGACATTAAAAGGAAAGGTGTAA
- a CDS encoding DNA-binding protein: MVKEIKELEQMEEEQKILGKGKQVAHYYSTTVVKKKVDDYLPYIDFGHCGVDEIIPWRVDAGGDLYNCLKARIYKEKIYPALVSAMVGTVTRACIGYFATDKGVFHINKIITPTGLEVVSGSGTIGIQEDGLMPHIHIVVADHAGNAYGGHLFSGTIVKEYVEGFIIKVKGIKFERIWKDKIKGYPLYFIK; this comes from the coding sequence TTGGTTAAGGAAATTAAAGAGCTTGAGCAAATGGAGGAGGAACAAAAAATCCTAGGGAAAGGAAAGCAGGTGGCTCATTACTATTCTACTACAGTCGTTAAAAAGAAAGTGGATGACTATCTTCCGTATATCGACTTCGGCCACTGTGGAGTTGATGAAATTATCCCATGGAGAGTAGATGCTGGTGGGGACCTTTATAACTGTCTCAAAGCTAGAATCTACAAAGAGAAAATTTATCCAGCATTAGTATCCGCCATGGTTGGAACCGTAACGAGAGCCTGCATCGGTTATTTTGCTACTGACAAGGGAGTTTTTCACATAAACAAAATAATTACTCCCACAGGTTTAGAAGTGGTTTCAGGAAGCGGCACTATTGGAATACAAGAAGATGGGCTTATGCCTCACATTCACATTGTGGTCGCAGATCACGCGGGCAACGCCTATGGAGGGCATCTTTTCTCTGGAACCATAGTAAAAGAATACGTTGAAGGCTTCATAATCAAGGTGAAGGGTATCAAGTTCGAAAGAATTTGGAAAGACAAAATTAAGGGATATCCGCTATACTTCATCAAGTAA